A genome region from Bacillaceae bacterium IKA-2 includes the following:
- a CDS encoding iron-containing alcohol dehydrogenase has translation MDNFIFQNPTKLIFGKGQIEQLQKEVPKYGKKVLLVYGGGSIKKNGLYESVLEQLKIVGSEVFELAGVEPNPRLTTVHKGVDICKKEQIDFILAVGGGSVIDCTKAIAVGAKYEGDAWDIVTRKHRPKEAVPFGTVLTLAATGSEMNANSVITNWETKEKYGWGSPLALPKFSILDPVNTFTVPKDHTVYGVVDMMTHVLEQYFHPTTNAPLQERMCEAVLQTVIDATPNLLNNLENHELRETILYSGTIALNGFLQMGVKGDWASHNIEHSISAVYDIPHAGGLAIIYPQWLRHVKELGLRKHIQLAIRVWNIDPSGKTDMEIAEAGIEKLEQFWQSLGAPSQLKDYQIDDTNINLIADKAMVGGEFGNFKKLNKENVIEILTKSL, from the coding sequence GTGGATAACTTTATTTTTCAAAATCCAACGAAATTAATTTTTGGTAAAGGTCAAATAGAACAGCTTCAAAAGGAAGTCCCGAAATACGGAAAAAAGGTGCTCCTTGTTTATGGAGGAGGAAGTATTAAGAAAAATGGTTTATATGAAAGTGTTCTTGAACAGTTAAAAATTGTTGGCTCTGAAGTTTTTGAATTAGCTGGAGTTGAACCTAATCCGAGATTAACGACAGTCCATAAAGGTGTGGATATTTGTAAAAAAGAACAAATTGACTTTATCTTGGCTGTTGGTGGTGGTAGTGTTATCGATTGCACAAAGGCCATTGCTGTAGGTGCAAAATATGAAGGTGATGCTTGGGATATTGTTACTAGAAAACATCGTCCGAAAGAAGCTGTGCCGTTTGGAACGGTACTAACGCTAGCGGCGACAGGTTCAGAAATGAATGCAAACTCTGTTATCACCAATTGGGAAACAAAAGAGAAATATGGTTGGGGGAGTCCACTTGCACTTCCTAAGTTCTCAATTTTAGATCCAGTGAATACATTTACCGTTCCAAAGGATCATACTGTGTATGGTGTTGTCGATATGATGACACATGTCTTAGAGCAATATTTTCATCCAACAACCAATGCGCCATTACAAGAAAGAATGTGTGAAGCAGTTCTCCAAACAGTTATTGATGCAACACCGAATTTACTTAACAATCTTGAAAATCACGAACTCCGAGAGACGATTCTGTATTCCGGTACAATTGCTTTAAATGGCTTTTTGCAAATGGGTGTAAAGGGAGATTGGGCATCTCATAATATTGAACATTCGATATCGGCAGTTTACGATATCCCGCATGCAGGTGGCTTAGCGATTATCTATCCACAATGGTTACGTCACGTGAAGGAATTAGGGTTACGTAAGCATATTCAATTGGCTATTCGTGTTTGGAATATAGACCCTAGCGGAAAAACAGACATGGAAATTGCTGAAGCGGGAATTGAGAAACTTGAACAGTTTTGGCAAAGCCTTGGAGCTCCAAGTCAGCTAAAAGATTATCAAATTGATGATACAAACATCAATTTAATTGCCGATAAAGCAATGGTCGGAGGCGAATTTGGTAACTTCAAAAAGCTTAATAAGGAAAATGTTATTGAGATTTTAACGAAATCACTATAG
- a CDS encoding Na+/H+ antiporter family protein encodes MNAVIVAVAIMLVLSLFRVHVVIALLLGALAGGFIADFTILETIDIFSGGLGGNAVVALSYALLGGFAVALSKTGLPRVIVDLAVKMVGKDDETRKKSLSKVLLILVILTISIFSQNVIPIHIAFIPILIPPLLQVLNELKVDRRAIATVITFGLKAPYILIPAGFGLIFHEIIQINMEESGLIIKMSDIPVAMLLPILGMVVGLIFALLFSYRKSRIYKNKQINQEVAVSVEPISRRAIVVSLVAIIAALVAQIVTESMILSALVGIVILLFSGKMNVKNTEEYLTDGMKMMAFIGFVMITASGFAAVIRETGHVDLLVEQSVGIIGANQGLAAILMLLVGLFITMGIGSSFSTIPIIATLFVPLSLAVGFSPMATIALIGTAAALGDAGSPASDSTLGPTAGLNADGQHNHIWDTCVPTFLHFNIPLIIFGWIAAMVL; translated from the coding sequence ATGAATGCGGTTATAGTAGCAGTTGCGATCATGCTAGTTCTAAGCTTATTTAGAGTTCATGTTGTCATCGCATTATTATTAGGAGCGCTTGCGGGTGGTTTTATAGCTGATTTTACAATTTTAGAAACGATTGATATTTTTTCAGGTGGTTTAGGAGGAAATGCGGTTGTTGCATTAAGTTACGCCTTGCTAGGTGGCTTTGCAGTTGCGCTTTCGAAGACTGGGTTACCAAGAGTAATCGTTGATTTGGCTGTTAAAATGGTAGGTAAAGATGATGAAACTCGAAAAAAGAGTTTATCAAAAGTATTGTTAATACTAGTAATCTTAACAATTTCGATCTTTTCTCAAAACGTCATTCCAATTCATATTGCTTTCATACCTATATTGATTCCACCTTTACTACAAGTGTTAAATGAACTTAAAGTGGATCGCCGAGCGATCGCAACGGTGATAACATTCGGTTTAAAGGCTCCCTACATTTTAATTCCGGCTGGATTCGGGTTGATATTTCATGAAATTATTCAAATAAATATGGAAGAAAGCGGTTTGATTATTAAAATGTCGGATATCCCAGTGGCGATGCTTTTACCTATTTTAGGGATGGTAGTTGGTTTAATTTTTGCATTGTTGTTCTCTTACAGAAAAAGCCGTATCTATAAAAATAAGCAAATTAATCAAGAGGTAGCTGTATCAGTGGAACCGATATCACGACGGGCGATCGTTGTCTCATTGGTTGCAATCATTGCAGCGCTCGTTGCTCAAATAGTAACAGAATCAATGATTTTAAGTGCGCTTGTCGGAATAGTGATTTTATTATTTAGCGGCAAGATGAACGTGAAAAACACAGAAGAATATTTAACTGATGGGATGAAAATGATGGCGTTTATTGGCTTTGTAATGATTACAGCGTCTGGGTTTGCAGCGGTTATTAGAGAAACAGGGCATGTTGATTTACTTGTTGAGCAATCAGTCGGTATAATTGGCGCTAATCAAGGTCTAGCTGCTATATTAATGCTACTTGTTGGGTTGTTTATCACAATGGGTATCGGTTCATCTTTTTCAACGATCCCGATTATTGCAACGCTGTTTGTTCCGCTTTCGTTAGCTGTAGGGTTTAGTCCAATGGCTACCATTGCATTAATTGGAACGGCAGCAGCGTTAGGAGATGCTGGATCGCCAGCTTCAGATAGTACGTTAGGACCGACAGCGGGTTTAAATGCTGACGGGCAGCACAATCATATTTGGGATACATGTGTTCCAACATTCTTGCATTTTAATATTCCGCTAATCATCTTTGGTTGGATAGCGGCAATGGTACTTTAA
- a CDS encoding electron transfer flavoprotein subunit beta/FixA family protein codes for MHIVVCIKQVPDTKVIKINPKTNTLDRSSAPAILNPYDAHGVEEAVRLRKVHGGKVTVLSMGPPQAVVSIKKCIEIGADEGILISDRAFAGADTLATSYALTQALEKIQKQEPISLIICGKHAIDGDTGQVGPGIARRLSIPPITNVINIEQLDVKNNKVELRRKIENGYEIIQSAMPCLLTVEKEINEVAYSPLPNMIKATKYKPTVWSVADLDGADIEQLGMKGSPTIVGKMWPPAKSAGAKLIEGDAKSQVTQLISIVLEKRELFEQKGGK; via the coding sequence ATGCATATTGTCGTTTGTATTAAGCAAGTACCAGATACAAAGGTTATTAAAATAAACCCAAAAACGAATACTTTGGATCGTTCAAGTGCACCAGCTATTTTAAATCCGTACGATGCACATGGAGTTGAGGAAGCGGTTCGTTTAAGAAAGGTGCATGGTGGTAAGGTTACTGTATTATCAATGGGACCCCCACAAGCGGTTGTTTCCATTAAAAAGTGTATCGAAATTGGTGCAGATGAAGGAATACTGATTTCAGACCGTGCCTTTGCAGGAGCGGATACGTTAGCAACTAGTTATGCTTTGACTCAAGCTTTGGAAAAAATTCAAAAGCAAGAGCCGATTTCATTAATTATCTGTGGGAAACACGCAATTGATGGGGATACAGGTCAAGTAGGTCCTGGTATCGCGCGTCGTTTAAGTATACCACCAATTACAAATGTCATTAACATCGAGCAACTAGATGTTAAAAATAACAAAGTTGAGCTTCGCCGTAAAATAGAAAACGGATATGAAATTATTCAATCTGCAATGCCATGTTTATTGACAGTAGAAAAAGAGATAAATGAAGTTGCTTATTCTCCACTGCCAAATATGATCAAAGCAACTAAGTATAAACCGACTGTTTGGTCAGTAGCTGATCTTGATGGTGCTGACATTGAGCAACTTGGTATGAAGGGCTCACCAACAATTGTTGGAAAAATGTGGCCGCCAGCAAAGAGTGCAGGTGCAAAGCTAATTGAAGGCGATGCAAAATCTCAGGTGACGCAACTTATTTCAATAGTTCTTGAGAAACGTGAGCTATTTGAACAGAAAGGCGGTAAGTAG
- a CDS encoding biotin transporter BioY produces MDKQRFRTVDITYVAMFAALMAIGANATSFIMIGPVPLTLQTFFAILAGALLGSRLGSMSMIIYTLVGFMGVPVFAQMSGGFATLTKPTFGFIISFIIIAYVAGKIVESKPKPTLVTFFIACYVGLILNYLIGTTYLFASLKYFLGMEQLTYLSAWKMMVIFIYKDIVVTFIAALLCPKIYRAVNKSTQHRPSSAA; encoded by the coding sequence ATGGATAAACAAAGATTCCGTACCGTTGATATTACATATGTAGCAATGTTTGCTGCGTTGATGGCCATTGGCGCTAATGCAACATCTTTCATTATGATCGGGCCTGTCCCACTAACACTGCAAACATTTTTTGCAATATTAGCGGGAGCACTACTAGGATCGCGTCTCGGAAGTATGTCAATGATCATCTACACATTAGTAGGTTTTATGGGGGTTCCTGTATTTGCCCAAATGAGTGGCGGTTTTGCCACTCTAACTAAACCTACATTCGGTTTTATTATTTCTTTTATTATCATTGCATACGTAGCAGGTAAAATTGTCGAATCAAAACCAAAGCCAACATTAGTTACATTTTTCATCGCTTGTTATGTAGGTTTGATTCTGAATTACCTAATCGGTACTACCTATTTATTTGCTTCATTAAAATATTTTTTAGGTATGGAACAATTAACCTACTTAAGCGCTTGGAAAATGATGGTTATATTTATCTATAAAGATATTGTAGTTACATTCATAGCGGCGCTACTCTGCCCTAAAATTTATCGTGCAGTAAATAAGTCCACACAACACAGACCAAGTTCAGCTGCATAG
- a CDS encoding FAD-dependent oxidoreductase, protein MPEQYDVIVVGAGPGGTACAYKCAENGLNVLLIERGEYPGSKNVMGGILYRKQTEEIIPEFWKDAPLERTVVEQRFWLLDKESMVSMGYKSKEWGQEPFNNFTVLRAHFDPWFAKKAVEKGVTLINETVVLDCILENGKVVGVRTDRPDGDLYANVVVLADGVNSLLAKSLGFHKEFKPDEVALTAMEVLNMPKGKINDRFGLEGNEGCSVEIFGDGTKGELGTAFLYTNKDSINIGVGTTLSGMIRSKIKPYELLEYVKNHPMIRPYIEGGEPVEYLAHLIPEGGFHSIPKLVGNGVLVIGDAAQLVNAIHREGSNMAMASGKMASEAIVKAKAKNDFSEAALDSYRTSIYDSFIGQDLKKYKDLTHTFENNPQYMNEYIPLMNKAANTFFSIDGTTKWEKQAAIMKSFTEGRGKLGVAKDIYKAWKVMK, encoded by the coding sequence ATGCCTGAGCAATATGATGTAATTGTAGTTGGAGCTGGTCCTGGTGGAACAGCGTGTGCGTATAAATGTGCCGAGAATGGGCTAAATGTTTTATTAATTGAACGTGGTGAATATCCAGGATCGAAAAATGTAATGGGTGGTATTTTATACCGTAAACAAACGGAAGAAATTATCCCAGAATTTTGGAAGGACGCTCCACTTGAAAGAACAGTTGTTGAACAACGCTTCTGGCTTTTAGACAAAGAATCAATGGTGTCAATGGGTTACAAAAGCAAAGAGTGGGGCCAAGAGCCTTTTAATAACTTTACTGTGCTTCGCGCTCATTTTGATCCATGGTTTGCAAAGAAGGCCGTTGAAAAAGGTGTTACGCTAATAAATGAAACAGTTGTATTAGACTGTATTTTAGAAAACGGAAAAGTTGTTGGTGTTCGTACTGACCGTCCAGATGGAGACCTTTACGCTAATGTAGTTGTTTTGGCTGATGGTGTAAACTCACTTTTAGCAAAATCGCTTGGCTTCCATAAAGAATTTAAGCCAGACGAAGTCGCTCTTACTGCAATGGAAGTATTGAATATGCCAAAAGGAAAAATTAATGATCGCTTTGGTTTAGAAGGTAATGAAGGCTGTTCAGTTGAGATCTTTGGTGATGGAACAAAAGGTGAACTAGGCACAGCATTCTTGTATACGAACAAAGACAGTATCAATATTGGTGTTGGTACGACTCTTTCAGGTATGATTCGTTCAAAAATTAAACCATATGAACTATTGGAATATGTAAAAAATCATCCGATGATTCGTCCTTATATTGAGGGTGGCGAGCCAGTTGAGTATTTAGCTCACTTAATTCCTGAAGGTGGTTTTCATTCTATTCCTAAACTAGTTGGAAACGGCGTCCTCGTTATTGGAGATGCAGCACAATTAGTCAATGCGATTCACCGTGAAGGTTCTAACATGGCAATGGCTTCAGGTAAAATGGCATCAGAAGCGATTGTAAAAGCAAAAGCTAAAAATGACTTCTCGGAAGCGGCTTTAGACTCTTATCGCACTAGTATTTATGATAGCTTTATTGGTCAAGATCTGAAGAAGTACAAAGATCTTACCCACACATTTGAGAACAATCCTCAATATATGAATGAGTATATTCCGTTAATGAATAAAGCAGCTAATACGTTCTTTTCAATTGATGGTACAACTAAGTGGGAAAAACAAGCTGCTATTATGAAATCCTTTACTGAAGGCCGAGGCAAGTTAGGTGTAGCAAAAGATATCTATAAAGCTTGGAAGGTGATGAAATAA
- the yugI gene encoding S1 domain-containing post-transcriptional regulator GSP13 encodes MSGQLEVGNIVEGKVTGIKPFGAFVALDEKKQGLVHISQVAHGFVKDINDILSVGSEVKVKIMSVDEDTGKISLSIRETVEAPERPVRPAAKPRFDKPKKMESKGSSQDKGQGFNTLEEKLKTWLKQSNEIQADLNKRTKK; translated from the coding sequence ATGTCGGGTCAATTAGAAGTTGGAAATATAGTAGAAGGTAAAGTTACAGGTATTAAACCTTTTGGAGCTTTTGTAGCTCTTGATGAAAAAAAGCAAGGTTTAGTTCATATTTCTCAAGTTGCTCACGGATTTGTTAAAGATATTAATGACATCCTATCTGTTGGTAGTGAAGTTAAAGTGAAAATTATGAGTGTTGACGAAGATACAGGGAAAATTTCGCTTTCAATTCGTGAAACTGTTGAAGCGCCAGAGAGACCAGTTCGTCCGGCAGCAAAGCCGCGTTTTGATAAGCCTAAAAAGATGGAATCAAAAGGTAGTAGTCAAGACAAGGGTCAAGGTTTTAATACGTTAGAAGAAAAATTAAAAACGTGGTTAAAACAGTCAAATGAAATTCAAGCTGATTTAAACAAACGTACAAAAAAATAA
- a CDS encoding aminotransferase, translated as MTAKLKKSIRTSKLVNEIQPSGIRKFFDLATSMDNIISLGVGEPDFITPWVIREACISSLERGYTSYTANAGMYELRVGIANYLRKQFQLSYNPDEEIIVTVGASEAIDIALRAIIDPGDEVIVVEPTFVSYAPLVTLSGGKPISVATTVESNFRLTPTQLINAITPKTKAIMLSFPNNPTGSTMTSEELLEIAKIVEEHDLIVLSDEIYAEMTYDGKHASIANIKDMRERTIIISGFSKAFAMTGWRLGFVTGPADIISAMLKIHQYSMMCAPTMAQHAAIEALQNGMEDVRKMVQSYKQRRNYIVKSFQEIGLPCHNPGGAFYAFPSIKGTGLTSEKFAEQLLLEERVAVVPGHVFGSGGEGHIRCSYATSLDNLKEAVTRIGRFMEKL; from the coding sequence ATGACAGCAAAATTAAAAAAAAGTATTAGAACGTCAAAGCTTGTCAATGAAATCCAGCCATCTGGGATCCGTAAATTTTTTGATTTAGCCACATCAATGGATAATATCATTTCGCTTGGGGTTGGTGAACCAGATTTTATTACACCATGGGTTATTCGTGAAGCCTGTATATCATCTTTGGAAAGGGGATACACGTCATACACTGCCAATGCAGGCATGTATGAGTTGAGAGTTGGTATAGCTAATTATCTGAGAAAACAGTTTCAATTAAGCTACAACCCCGACGAAGAGATCATTGTAACTGTTGGAGCCAGTGAAGCGATTGACATTGCCTTACGTGCCATTATAGATCCAGGTGATGAGGTTATAGTTGTTGAACCGACTTTTGTTTCCTATGCCCCGTTAGTTACTCTTTCAGGTGGGAAGCCTATTTCTGTAGCGACAACGGTTGAATCAAACTTTCGACTAACACCCACTCAATTGATTAACGCGATTACACCAAAAACAAAGGCAATTATGTTAAGTTTTCCTAACAACCCAACTGGTTCAACAATGACTAGTGAGGAGCTTTTGGAAATTGCTAAAATTGTTGAAGAACATGATTTGATTGTTCTTTCCGATGAAATTTATGCAGAAATGACTTACGACGGTAAGCATGCGAGTATTGCAAACATTAAAGATATGAGAGAACGAACGATTATTATATCAGGTTTCTCCAAAGCATTTGCTATGACGGGTTGGCGTTTAGGTTTTGTTACAGGGCCAGCTGATATCATCAGTGCAATGTTAAAAATCCATCAATATTCGATGATGTGTGCTCCAACTATGGCGCAACACGCTGCGATAGAGGCTCTTCAAAATGGTATGGAAGATGTGAGGAAGATGGTGCAAAGTTATAAACAGCGTCGTAATTACATCGTCAAGTCATTTCAAGAAATTGGACTTCCGTGCCACAATCCTGGCGGAGCATTTTATGCATTTCCTTCTATTAAAGGAACAGGGTTAACTTCAGAGAAATTTGCTGAACAACTTCTATTAGAAGAACGAGTCGCCGTTGTACCAGGGCATGTTTTTGGTAGTGGTGGTGAAGGGCATATTCGTTGTTCCTATGCAACTTCGTTAGATAATTTAAAAGAAGCTGTTACTAGAATAGGGCGATTTATGGAAAAGTTATAA
- a CDS encoding Lrp/AsnC family transcriptional regulator, producing MDEKDQEILHLIEENARISVAELAKMVDLSVEETALIIKELEERKVILGYATVIDWTKVTSTETVTAMIDVKVTPKRGVGFDDVAERIYRFSEVRALYLMSGAYDLSVVIEGKTMNEVARFVSDKLSTIDSVISTTTHFQLKKYKHDGVTFGDNDRDHRIVITP from the coding sequence TTGGACGAAAAAGATCAAGAAATATTACATTTAATTGAAGAAAATGCAAGGATTTCTGTTGCTGAATTAGCGAAGATGGTTGATTTATCAGTTGAAGAAACAGCATTAATCATTAAAGAATTAGAAGAAAGAAAGGTAATTTTAGGTTACGCAACTGTTATTGATTGGACTAAAGTTACTTCAACAGAAACAGTTACAGCGATGATTGATGTAAAAGTTACACCAAAGCGTGGTGTTGGTTTTGATGATGTTGCCGAACGAATATATCGTTTTTCAGAAGTGAGAGCACTATATTTAATGTCAGGTGCGTATGACTTATCAGTTGTGATCGAAGGAAAAACGATGAACGAGGTCGCTCGTTTCGTGTCTGATAAACTATCAACTATTGATTCTGTTATTTCTACAACAACTCATTTCCAACTAAAGAAGTATAAGCACGACGGAGTTACTTTTGGTGATAATGATCGGGATCATAGGATCGTGATAACTCCATGA
- a CDS encoding electron transfer flavoprotein subunit alpha/FixB family protein, which produces MNIEEYRGVWVFIEQIEGDIVGVSLELLGAGRKLADKLGVELCGVLLGHDVKGLTSELFEYGADKVYVIDNPVLEQYRSETYMVAVGDLVRKYKPEIFLYGATANGKDLASAVATEVMTGLTADTTLLDIDLEKRLFEASRPAFGGNIMATILCKKHRPQMATVRSKVMKKLEPVTGRTGEVIEETITIKEEDLRTKVLQIVRDTSKAVDLADAEIIVAAGKGVKDAAGLKLISDLAEVLNATVGASRDVVEAGLIGHANQVGQTGETVTPKLYFAIGISGAIQHVVGMNSSETIIAINKDPEATIFNAAHYGIVGDLFEIVPMLTKEFKAALNEVGGVKSNA; this is translated from the coding sequence ATGAATATTGAAGAATACAGAGGTGTCTGGGTATTTATTGAACAAATTGAAGGAGATATAGTAGGCGTATCTCTAGAGTTACTTGGAGCAGGACGTAAACTAGCAGATAAGCTAGGTGTAGAACTTTGCGGAGTACTACTAGGTCACGACGTCAAAGGACTAACTTCAGAACTTTTTGAGTATGGCGCGGACAAAGTTTACGTCATTGATAATCCAGTTCTTGAACAATATCGTTCTGAAACATATATGGTAGCTGTCGGTGATCTTGTGCGCAAATACAAGCCTGAAATTTTTCTTTATGGCGCTACTGCTAACGGGAAAGATTTAGCTAGTGCTGTTGCTACAGAAGTAATGACAGGTCTTACTGCAGATACAACGTTGTTAGATATTGATTTAGAAAAACGCTTATTTGAAGCAAGTCGCCCAGCCTTTGGCGGAAACATTATGGCGACAATTCTTTGCAAAAAGCATCGTCCACAAATGGCGACAGTTCGTTCAAAAGTAATGAAGAAACTAGAGCCAGTTACTGGACGTACTGGTGAAGTGATTGAGGAAACTATTACTATAAAAGAAGAAGATTTACGCACAAAAGTTTTACAAATAGTTCGTGATACGTCTAAAGCGGTAGACTTAGCAGATGCAGAAATTATCGTTGCAGCTGGTAAGGGAGTAAAGGATGCAGCTGGTTTAAAGCTTATTTCTGACCTTGCAGAGGTCCTTAATGCTACAGTTGGAGCCAGTCGTGATGTTGTTGAAGCAGGGTTAATCGGTCATGCTAACCAAGTTGGTCAAACTGGAGAAACGGTTACACCGAAACTGTATTTTGCAATTGGTATTTCAGGAGCTATCCAACACGTTGTTGGGATGAACAGTTCTGAAACAATCATTGCAATTAATAAAGATCCAGAAGCAACAATCTTTAATGCAGCACATTATGGAATAGTTGGCGATTTATTTGAAATCGTTCCAATGCTTACAAAAGAATTTAAAGCAGCGTTAAATGAAGTTGGAGGTGTCAAATCTAATGCCTGA
- a CDS encoding DUF378 domain-containing protein: protein MSGIQRVALVLVIIGAVNWGLIGFFRFDLVAAIFGGQAAGFSRIIYALVGLAGLYSISILFKPDEELARSPQPER, encoded by the coding sequence ATGAGCGGAATTCAACGCGTTGCTTTAGTTCTTGTAATTATTGGTGCAGTTAATTGGGGCTTAATTGGGTTCTTTCGCTTCGATTTAGTTGCTGCTATCTTTGGTGGTCAAGCAGCCGGATTTTCAAGAATTATTTATGCATTAGTTGGACTTGCTGGCTTATATTCTATTTCGATCCTTTTCAAGCCTGATGAGGAACTAGCAAGAAGTCCACAACCTGAAAGATAG
- a CDS encoding DEAD/DEAH box helicase produces MEKIFTQYELAPFLYKGLEKMKIVTPTNIQHEAIPKILAGENVIGRSKTGSGKTLAYLLPLLTKLDENNKELQAMILAPTQELAMQIYRVMEELVEETNIQVDVFIGNANIKRQIEKLKKQKPQVIVGTPGRVLELAQQKKLKIHQCKMIVVDEADRILQERETRRSFLEMTKRMDKGSKYLFFSATILADLMTDIEAIIRDTVTYVSSDEKLETVTVQHGFLKCDDRERIDIARRLVHSLDIKRGIIFVNHLDKVAETVKKFEYKGMKVAALSSDSDKIQRAKVMQQIQNGEVEIIVASDIASRGLDVDDVTHIINLHPPVNEDAYVHRAGRTGRMGKKGEVITLITPQELFIINKFEKKLDLKMVEKEISFGKTYDTEINSK; encoded by the coding sequence ATGGAAAAAATATTTACACAATATGAATTAGCTCCTTTTTTATATAAAGGTTTAGAAAAAATGAAGATTGTGACACCGACAAATATACAACATGAAGCAATTCCCAAAATATTAGCTGGAGAAAATGTGATTGGAAGATCGAAAACTGGATCTGGTAAAACGTTAGCTTACCTATTACCGCTATTGACGAAACTTGATGAAAATAATAAGGAATTGCAAGCAATGATACTAGCGCCAACTCAAGAGTTAGCGATGCAAATTTATCGGGTAATGGAAGAACTTGTTGAGGAAACGAATATTCAAGTAGATGTTTTTATTGGTAATGCTAACATTAAAAGGCAGATAGAAAAATTAAAAAAACAGAAACCTCAAGTTATTGTAGGGACACCTGGTCGAGTATTAGAACTTGCCCAACAAAAAAAGCTGAAAATTCATCAATGTAAGATGATTGTTGTTGATGAAGCAGATCGGATACTTCAAGAACGAGAAACCAGACGATCATTTCTGGAAATGACAAAACGGATGGATAAAGGTTCGAAATATCTATTTTTTTCAGCAACAATTCTTGCTGACTTAATGACTGATATTGAAGCGATTATCCGAGATACAGTGACATATGTATCTAGCGATGAAAAGCTTGAGACAGTAACTGTACAGCATGGATTTTTAAAATGTGATGATCGTGAACGAATTGATATAGCAAGACGTCTTGTCCATAGTTTAGATATAAAACGAGGAATTATTTTTGTTAACCATTTAGATAAAGTTGCTGAAACTGTAAAGAAATTTGAATATAAAGGCATGAAAGTAGCGGCGTTATCGAGTGATAGTGACAAAATACAACGAGCAAAGGTGATGCAACAAATTCAAAATGGAGAAGTCGAAATAATTGTGGCCTCAGATATCGCGTCAAGAGGTCTAGATGTAGACGATGTCACACATATTATCAATCTTCATCCCCCTGTTAATGAAGATGCGTATGTACACCGAGCTGGTCGAACTGGCAGAATGGGTAAGAAAGGAGAAGTTATTACTTTAATAACTCCTCAGGAGCTTTTTATTATTAATAAATTTGAAAAAAAATTAGATCTTAAAATGGTAGAAAAAGAAATATCTTTTGGAAAAACTTACGATACGGAAATTAATTCCAAATAA
- a CDS encoding 4Fe-4S dicluster domain-containing protein, whose amino-acid sequence MAKPMTIEEKMYLIRYKADKKSHLTILDHQECLINCDDKICTIFCPGEVYKWEGDASRMFVGYEACHECGSCRIGCPNDNIKWEYPKGGHGIVFRLA is encoded by the coding sequence ATGGCAAAGCCTATGACTATCGAAGAGAAAATGTATCTCATCCGCTATAAAGCAGATAAAAAATCTCATTTAACAATCTTAGACCATCAGGAATGTTTAATTAACTGTGATGACAAGATTTGTACAATATTCTGCCCAGGTGAAGTATACAAATGGGAAGGCGACGCAAGCCGTATGTTTGTTGGTTACGAAGCTTGTCATGAGTGCGGAAGCTGTCGTATTGGCTGTCCTAACGATAATATTAAATGGGAGTATCCAAAAGGCGGTCACGGCATTGTTTTCCGTTTAGCTTAA